The Mercurialis annua linkage group LG2, ddMerAnnu1.2, whole genome shotgun sequence genome contains a region encoding:
- the LOC126669740 gene encoding heavy metal-associated isoprenylated plant protein 28-like → MSYTYIFRQNLSSLHTQIKTPRGASCCISMEAVELRVRLHCKSCEKTVRKALCKIKGVKCVQIDNVSNRITVMGYMERKVVVKTVWKTGIRAELLPSSHHLDLPSPRLSTGFRCIIPKCSIY, encoded by the exons ATGAGCTATACATATATATTTCGTCAAAACCTATCTTCACTTCATACTCAAATTAAAACTCCAAGAGGAGCTTCATGTTGCATATCCATGGAG GCTGTTGAATTAAGGGTACGCCTACATTGCAAGAGTTGTGAGAAAACAGTTCGCAAAGCCTTGTGCAAGATAAAAG GAGTAAAATGTGTGCAAATAGATAATGTATCAAACCGAATAACAGTGATGGGTTACATGGAGCGCAAAGTGGTAGTTAAAACTGTTTGGAAGACTGGAATACGAGCTGAACTGTTGCCATCATCACATCATCTGGACTTGCCTAGTCCTAGACTCTCCACTGGATTTAGATGTATCATTCCTAAATGTAGTATTTATTAG